A DNA window from Sphingomonas profundi contains the following coding sequences:
- a CDS encoding DUF2442 domain-containing protein, with the protein MNISARVTDERVLDVRFDEASLIVDLMDGRTISAPLAWYPRLLRATAEQRLDWEKAGGGYGIHWPALDEDLSTEGLLRGAPATIAAR; encoded by the coding sequence ATGAACATTTCGGCTAGAGTAACCGACGAGCGCGTGCTCGACGTGCGCTTCGACGAGGCCAGCCTGATCGTCGACCTGATGGACGGACGCACGATCTCGGCTCCGCTCGCCTGGTATCCGCGGCTGCTTCGCGCCACGGCCGAGCAGCGTCTCGATTGGGAGAAGGCCGGCGGCGGCTATGGCATCCACTGGCCGGCACTGGACGAAGACCTGAGTACCGAGGGTCTGTTGCGGGGCGCACCGGCGACGATAGCGGCGAGGTGA
- a CDS encoding DUF4160 domain-containing protein, producing MPTVLRIGAFRFYFYSHEPNEPPHVHVDRGEATIKIWLEPIEVARSRGLRAHEIGGIVLLVTEHRALLLEAWHEHFG from the coding sequence GGTGCTGCGGATCGGCGCCTTCCGCTTCTACTTCTACAGCCACGAGCCGAACGAACCTCCGCACGTCCATGTCGACCGGGGCGAGGCGACGATAAAGATATGGCTGGAGCCCATCGAGGTGGCGCGGAGCCGCGGGCTCCGGGCGCACGAGATCGGTGGCATCGTCCTGCTCGTGACGGAGCATCGCGCGTTGCTGCTGGAGGCGTGGCATGAACATTTCGGCTAG
- a CDS encoding acetyl-CoA carboxylase biotin carboxylase subunit: protein MFKKILIANRGEIACRVIKTARRMGIKTVAVYSDADARAKHVEMADEKVRLGPPPASESYLLAEAIILACKETGAEAVHPGYGFLSERTSFAKALEEAGIAFIGPPVGAIAAMGDKIESKKLAKAAGVNVVPGFLGEIADTDEAVRIAGDIGYPVMMKASAGGGGKGMRLAYSERDVREGFEATKREGLASFGDDRVFIEKFIESPRHIEIQVLGDKHGNILYLNERECSVQRRHQKVVEEAPSPFVTPEMRRAMGEQAVALARAVGYYSAGTVELIVSGADKTGKGFYFLEMNTRLQVEHPVTEYITGLDLVEQMIRVAYGERLAFTQDQVKLEGWSVENRVYAEDPYRGFLPSTGRLARYRPPAETADVRVDDGVYEGSEISMFYDPMIAKLVTYGATRSQAIDRQVAALDSFEIDGIGHNVDFLSALMQHPRFRSGELTTGFIAEEYPEGFQGAPADAALTARLAAVAGVIATAEAARASLIDGQLAPTAFSDTATAVAEWVVALDGAEHRVVIGGEAVTVDGQAVVVDAPYRPGQRLIEATIDGEPLAIRVVRQRSSWRFTTRGASHTLRVLAPRVAELSHHMIEKVPPDLSRFLLCPMPGLVTAINVAAGDKVEAGQPLAVVEAMKMENILRAEKTGTVKTVAAKPGESLAVDAVILEFE from the coding sequence ATGTTCAAGAAGATCCTGATCGCCAATCGTGGCGAGATCGCCTGTCGCGTGATCAAGACGGCCAGGCGCATGGGCATCAAGACGGTCGCCGTCTATTCGGATGCGGACGCGCGCGCCAAGCATGTCGAGATGGCGGACGAGAAGGTGCGGCTCGGGCCGCCGCCCGCGTCCGAAAGCTATCTGCTGGCCGAGGCGATCATTCTCGCCTGCAAGGAGACCGGGGCGGAGGCCGTCCACCCCGGCTACGGCTTCCTTTCCGAACGGACCAGCTTCGCCAAGGCGCTGGAGGAGGCGGGCATCGCCTTCATCGGCCCGCCGGTGGGCGCCATCGCCGCGATGGGCGACAAGATCGAATCGAAGAAGCTGGCCAAGGCCGCCGGCGTCAACGTCGTCCCCGGCTTTCTGGGCGAGATCGCCGATACCGACGAGGCGGTGCGGATCGCCGGCGACATCGGCTATCCGGTGATGATGAAGGCGTCCGCCGGCGGTGGCGGCAAGGGGATGCGCCTCGCTTATTCCGAGCGCGACGTGCGCGAGGGCTTCGAGGCGACGAAGCGCGAGGGCCTCGCCAGTTTCGGCGACGACCGCGTGTTCATCGAGAAGTTCATCGAGAGCCCGCGTCACATCGAGATCCAGGTGCTCGGCGACAAGCACGGCAACATCCTCTACCTGAACGAGCGGGAATGTTCGGTGCAACGCCGCCACCAGAAGGTGGTGGAGGAGGCGCCCTCGCCGTTCGTGACGCCCGAGATGCGGCGGGCTATGGGCGAGCAGGCGGTCGCTCTGGCCCGCGCCGTCGGCTATTACAGCGCCGGCACGGTGGAGCTGATCGTCTCCGGCGCGGACAAGACGGGCAAGGGCTTCTACTTCCTGGAGATGAACACCCGCCTGCAGGTGGAGCATCCCGTCACCGAATATATCACCGGGCTGGACCTGGTGGAGCAGATGATCCGCGTGGCCTATGGCGAGAGGCTGGCTTTCACCCAGGATCAGGTGAAGCTGGAGGGCTGGTCGGTCGAGAACCGGGTCTATGCCGAGGATCCCTATCGCGGCTTCCTGCCCTCCACCGGCCGCCTCGCGCGCTACCGGCCGCCGGCCGAGACGGCCGACGTGCGGGTGGACGACGGCGTCTACGAGGGCTCCGAAATCTCGATGTTCTACGATCCGATGATCGCCAAGCTCGTCACCTACGGCGCCACGCGGAGCCAGGCGATCGACCGGCAGGTCGCGGCGCTCGACAGCTTCGAGATCGACGGCATCGGCCACAATGTCGATTTCCTCTCGGCGCTGATGCAGCATCCGCGCTTCCGCTCTGGCGAGCTGACGACCGGCTTCATCGCCGAGGAATATCCGGAGGGGTTCCAGGGCGCTCCCGCCGATGCGGCGCTGACCGCCCGGCTGGCGGCGGTGGCCGGCGTCATCGCCACGGCGGAGGCGGCGCGGGCGAGCCTGATCGACGGCCAGCTGGCGCCCACCGCGTTCAGCGACACCGCCACGGCGGTGGCCGAGTGGGTCGTCGCGCTGGACGGGGCCGAGCACCGCGTGGTGATCGGCGGCGAGGCGGTGACGGTGGACGGGCAGGCGGTGGTGGTCGATGCGCCCTACCGGCCCGGCCAGCGGCTGATCGAGGCGACGATCGACGGCGAGCCGCTGGCGATCCGCGTCGTGCGGCAGCGTTCATCCTGGCGCTTCACCACGCGCGGCGCATCGCACACGCTGCGCGTGCTGGCGCCGCGCGTGGCGGAACTGTCCCACCACATGATCGAGAAGGTGCCGCCCGATCTCTCGCGCTTCCTGCTGTGCCCGATGCCGGGCCTCGTCACCGCGATCAACGTGGCCGCCGGCGACAAGGTGGAGGCCGGCCAGCCGCTCGCCGTGGTCGAGGCGATGAAGATGGAGAACATCTTGCGCGCGGAGAAGACCGGCACGGTGAAGACGGTCGCCGCCAAGCCGGGCGAGAGCCTGGCGGTGGACGCGGTGATCCTGGAGTTCGAGTAG